A stretch of the Zeugodacus cucurbitae isolate PBARC_wt_2022May chromosome 6, idZeuCucr1.2, whole genome shotgun sequence genome encodes the following:
- the LOC105221309 gene encoding juvenile hormone epoxide hydrolase 1 — protein sequence MKAIICIVLLAISAFWIYRGVNHFIKPLPKPEVDTNTYWGPGKPVNYEAPTDIVPFEIKYDQTIIDDLRVQLNRTWKYTAPLENIKFEYGFNSEALRHIVEYWRDYYLPKWSKHEDYLNSLPHFKTEIQGLKIHFIHAKPSEAARKEKKVVPMLLLHGSVREFYEFIKILVEVSDVNDYVFEVIAPSLVGYGFSDAAPRPGFDALQMAAVMRNLMLRVGFDKFLIQGGDWGSIIGSTISTLFPENVIGFHSNMCVLHTPLATIKSYIASWMPEQFLPARFFYDHHFPLKDKYKFLILESGYFHIQATKPDTIGIALEASPIALAAYIMEKFQTATGVGRNQEFNAMDKTYKLDAILDNVMIYYLTGTVTTAGRFYAENLASNSLALSLDRVPSPVPMGCARFQFDLPPALDWALRDKFPNLVHSTYFNQGGHFAALELPGMLYINFQEFVKKAIAE from the exons ATGAAGGCCATTATATGCATTGTTTTACTGGCCATTTCGGCCTTTTGGATTTATCGCGGAGTCAACCATTTCATTAAGCCGCTACCAAAACCAGAAGTGGACACTAACACTTACTGGGGACCCGGCAAACCTGTAAACTACGAAGCGCCGACAGATATTGTGCCTTTCGAAATTAAATATGATCAAACG ATTATAGACGATTTACGTGTACAGCTCAATCGTACTTGGAAATACACTGCGCCACTGGAAAATATCAAGTTTGAATACGGTTTCAATTCGGAAGCGCTGCGGCATATCGTCGAGTATTGGCGCGACTACTACTTGCCCAAATGGAGCAAACATGAAGATTACCTGAATTCCCTGCCGCACTTTAAAACCGAAATTCAAGG GCTGAAGATTCACTTCATACATGCAAAGCCATCGGAGGCAGCGCGGAAAGAGAAGAAGGTTGTACCGATGTTACTGCTACACGGCTCTGTGCGTGAATTCTACGAGTTCATAAAGATTTTGGTGGAGGTGTCCGATGTTAACGACTATGTATTCGAAGTTATTGCACCCTCTCTAGTCGGTTATGGGTTCTCCGAC GCTGCCCCAAGACCCGGTTTCGATGCGCTACAGATGGCTGCTGTCATGCGAAATCTTATGTTACGTGTTGGTTTCGACAAATTCCTCATACAGGGTGGCGATTGGGGTTCCATCATTGGCAGCACCATTTCCACACTCTTCCCGGAAAATGTGATCGGTTTTCATTCCAATATGTGTGTGCTGCATACACCATTAGCTACGATTAAATCGTACATTGCCAGCTGGATGCCCGAGCAATTTCTGCCAGCGCGTTTCTTCTACGATCATCATTTCCCACTCAAGGATAAATATAAGTTTCTGATACTTGAGTCCGGCTACTTCCACATACAGGCAACCAAACCGGACACCATTGGCATTGCATTGGAGGCTAGTCCCATCGCCTTGGCCGCATATATAATGGAGAAATTCCAAACAGCAACTGGTGTAGGACGGAATCAGGAATTCAACGCGATGGACAAAACGTACAAATTAGATGCTATATTAGACAACGTCATGATATACTACCTCACTGGCACGGTCACGACAGCAGGACGGTTCTATGCCGAAAATCTCGCCAGCAACTCTTTGGCTCTGAGCCTGGATCGTGTTCCTTCGCCAGTGCCAATGGGTTGTGCTCGCTTCCAGTTCGACTTGCCGCCGGCACTTGACTGGGCGCTCAGAGACAAATTTCCTAATTTAGTGCATAGTACATATTTCAACCAGGGTGGCCACTTCGCCGCCTTGGAACTGCCTGGTATGTTGTATATTAACTTCCAAGAGTTTGTTAAGAAAGCTATTGCagagtaa
- the LOC105221307 gene encoding juvenile hormone epoxide hydrolase 2: MGALRILVVVLAIIAGMSYHKYLELTRSAPIPELNDSEYWGPGSAAKYKENAAIKAYDISVKPQLIEDLKRQLSRPLVLHEPLEGIGFQYGFNSKYLEKVVAYWRDTYLPKWGEREAFLKQFPHYETQIQGLHVHFIHVKPKSTEGKKVLPLLLIHGWPGSVREFYKLIPLLTKPNPKSEYVFEVIAPSLPGYGWSQGASKVNFGPAQMSLVLRNLMLRLGHEKFLVQGGDWGSLLGANIAVLSPQNVLGYHSNFCSTNHPMVHLYKFLRIWFPSFVVNEEHKPFFKPFGEELSYLLEESGYAHIQGSKPDTIGTTLSQNPVGLAAYILEKFSTWTNPAYRKLEDGGLTKRFTLDELLDNVMIYYITNSITTSQRLYSEAFSFAQMGLNLDATHITVPTGCARFIHDLMHLTDLELSLRFKNLVQSTYHKDGGHFAAMEVPQTLYIDFVEFVEKVFTKPQPKL, from the exons ATGGGCGCGTTGCGTATTCTCGTCGTAGTCCTAGCGATTATCGCAGGCATGTCTTACCATAAATATCTGGAGCTCACAAGATCAGCGCCGATTCCTGAGCTGAACGATTCTGAGTACTGGGGACCCGGCAGCGCCGCCAAATACAAGGAGAACGCTGCTATTAAAGCTTATGACATAAGCGTTAAACCGCAG TTAATTGAAGATCTGAAGAGACAGCTGTCGCGCCCACTGGTGCTGCACGAACCACTCGAGGGTATCGGATTTCAGTACGGTTTCAATTCCAAGTACCTGGAAAAGGTAGTGGCTTATTGGCGCGACACTTACCTGCCCAAGTGGGGAGAACGAGAGGCATTCCTCAAACAATTCCCGCACTATGAAACCCAGATTCAGGG TTTACACGTACACTTCATCCATGTAAAGCCCAAGTCCACCGAAGGTAAGAAAGTGCTGCCTTTGTTGCTGATCCATGGTTGGCCGGGATCAGTGCGCGAGTTCTATAAGCTAATACCGCTGCTGACAAAGCCGAATCCCAAGAGTGAATATGTCTTCGAAGTGATCGCACCCAGCTTACCCGGTTATGGTTGGTCTCAG GGCGCCTCAAAGGTCAACTTTGGCCCCGCACAGATGTCATTGGTGCTGCGTAATTTGATGCTTCGTTTGGGCCATGAGAAATTCTTGGTACAGGGCGGTGATTGGGGCTCTTTGCTCGGTGCAAACATAGCGGTTTTGTCGCCACAGAATGTGCTCGGTTATCATTCCAATTTTTGCAGCACCAATCATCCAATGGTGCACCTGTATAAGTTTTTGCGAATTTGGTTCCCGAGCTTCGTTGTTAATGAGGAGCATAAACCTTTCTTCAAACCATTCGGCGAAGAGTTGAGTTATCTTTTGGAGGAAAGCGGCTATGCCCATATTCAAGGAAGCAAACCAGACACGATTGGCACAACCCTCTCACAGAACCCTGTCGGTTTGGCCGCATACATACTGGAGAAGTTTTCCACTTGGACCAATCCTGCTTACAGGAAACTAGAGGATGGTGGTCTCACCAAACGGTTCACTTTGGACGAGCTCTTGGATAATGTCATGATTTATTATATCACAAATTCGATAACTACATCACAGCGCTTATACTCGGAGGCGTTCAGCTTTGCTCAAATGGGTTTGAATTTGGATGCGACACATATTACGGTGCCCACCGGTTGCGCTCGTTTCATACACGACTTGATGCATTTAACGGATTTGGAACTTAGTTTGAGATTTAAAAATCTCGTGCAAAGCACCTATCACAAAGACGGTGGTCATTTTGCCGCAATGGAGGTGCCCCAAACTCTTTACATCGATTTTGTGGAATTCGTCGAGAAAGTGTTCACCAAACCACAGCCAAAGCTATAA